Genomic window (Ascaphus truei isolate aAscTru1 unplaced genomic scaffold, aAscTru1.hap1 HAP1_SCAFFOLD_1304, whole genome shotgun sequence):
atataacacctataagtatttattattcattatttcaAGTTCCTTTGTAAACACGATGAGCTgagatttgggagggggggggcgatttCCTCTGGCTTCCCTTTTGTCTGATTtcaccatgtgctgaacaggagtttgcacaggcaaagccccctcctcccttatctttattggctctcacaGGGTGGCCAGAGGTTGAGTAAACACTGCTGAGAAGCATCCTccctcctttaaatgctttatttcCCAAATAATGACAGCAGCCAATGTTTTGCTTTGAGCCCAGTTACTGTATGTTACAGGAAAATGACATTCTTTACAAAAATGTAGTTTCATTGTGAACTGCCAGGGATTGCACATTTAAATGATAATATCTTATTTGTCCCTAAATGTGTGCCTCCCCCGGTTCCCTCACAATCCCAGCGCACCGTTCTCCAGGGACTGTTTGAGCTCTCGCATGCGATTGGCTGCCCCACACTTCCGGTAGATGCCCTCCGTGTGCAGGCCGTACATCTCCAGGTACTCTAAGAGCATCTCCATGACAACGGGCACCGAGGACGTCTCACTGATCAGGTCCCCCACGTGCACCCCGAAGTGATGGTTTCCCAGGTTCTGAGGGAGGGATCAGTGTTACCACGGCAACAAGGAGGTGTTCCCTCTGTTACCCAAGAGGATTGAGAAGGTCGGGGCGAGAGAGAAGGCCGGGGCGAGAGAGAAGGCCGGGGCAaaagagaagggagggtgggggggagagaaaaggttggggcgagagagaaagggggcgagtgagaagggagggtgagacagaagCGGGTTGCGGTTGAGGAtggggtgagagaatggggggtgtaaCATGTGAGCGCTGCAAGAGGGTTTGACACGTCACACAGCTCacactcttccctccctcccccctgatgtaccttcctccctcccttccccctgatataacttcctccctccccctccctatgtACCTTCCTCCCTCCCGCCAAGTCGCAGGagctctggatggtgctggcttcGCTGATCTTGGACGGGTTCCTCTGGAGTTTGTTCCTGGAAGGTGaaacaacacacatatatacacacaccctgcttgtatttccaaccccccccccctcatccatgTATTTCAACCCCCTTGCAcagatgtgtatatataccccCTATTTGtatgcatacacagacacacacacacatatatttgtaTGCATGTACAAATTCATATACATACTTCTGCATTTTGAAGGTgtatgtattataaataaatatacattcctttactaaggaaaaatatatattactatacAGGAAACATATCGCAGACATGACCAGTCCatgctcagcctctctctctgataagtgaatcatacagatacaagtacacacagaccgatatgccacatatctgcaggtccttactctgtcagcttctccttgctctctaggctctcccctggattctcctcctcgggcatcaccactgcttccccctgccccacctcgttctgccttctccctcctttctcctcttcttctgccttctgcactccatcggagttgtcatgtctccatttatgctcctcttctcgttcaagggcttcctgtctgctcttctcagacaccatctccttgtacctggtaagacggatattatattaacattaccatccaaccactattatattggggattgaaaattacactaaaaagtatttatagaaaatactaaattattgtgatctacttagattttgcataggctttgatacggttccacacaagaggttactgtacaaaataaagcaaattggactctaaaaatatttgcacctggattgaaaactggttgaaggatacacaacatagagttgtcgtaaatggaactttttcaggttgggctaaagtcgtgagtggagtacctcagggatcggtactgggacccctgctttttaacttgtttgttaatgaccttgaggttggcatcgagagcaaagtcgcaatctttgctgatgatactaaattgtgtaaggtagtagaatcagagcaggatgtaatttctctccagaaggacttggggagactggaaacttgggcaggtaaatggtagatgaggtttaatacagataaatgtaaggttatgcatttgagaaacaagaataaacaggagacttgcaaattaaatggggataaattgggggaatccttgatggagaagtatttaggagtgcttgtacacagcaatagtgcccaaagtcatgcagtaactgcaaaggcaaacaagatcttatcttacaataaatgggcaatggatggaagggaagtccatgctcagtcactctctctgataagtgaatcatacagatacaagtacacacagaccgatatgccacatatctgcaggtccttactctgtcagcttctccttgctctctaggctctcctcgggcatcacctctgcttccccctgccccacctcgttctgccttctccctcctttctcctcttcttctgccttctgcatgCCATcagagttgtcatgtctccatttatgctcctcttctcgttcaagggcttcctgtctcctcttctcagacaccatctccttgtacctggtaagacggatattatattaacattaccatccaaccactattatattggggattgaaaattacactaaaaagtatttatagaaaatactaaattattgtgatctacttcgattttgcataggctttgatacggttccacacaagaggttaatgtacaaaatagtgtacagcaatagtgcccaaagtcatgcagtaactgcaaaggcaaacaagatcttatcttacaataaatggccAATGGAtttaagggaagtaaacataattatgcccctttacaaagcattagtaagaccacacctttaatatggagtacaattgtaggcaccagtccttagaaaagacattataaattggagaaagtgcagagaagagccaccaaattaatacatGGGAcaaataatctgatttatgaggagaggctagctaaattcgatttttttacattagaaaagaggcagctaagaggggatatgataattttgaaaatgtggaattcattacccatggagactgtgatggcagatacaatagatgtgtaaaaaaaaggttggacatctttttagaaaggaaatacagggatataccaaataagtatacatgggaaagatgttgatccagggagtaatgtgattgccaattcttggagtcaggaatggacttatttttcccctaatgagatatcattagatgatattttactggggttttttgtttgcctttctatggatcaatatactgtaaatagggttataggataaagtatctgtcatccacatttagcgtaggttgaacttgatggacgaatgTGTAACATCCCATAGAACATAACACAGGTAGTAAGTCACAAAAAGTGACACCTTGGCAGCTCCTGCCGTGTTAATCTCTAATGTTTCATTTCAACTAAATCTTGATTTTCTGCCGAGTTTGCATCTGTTTATTACCATATTTCACCGGCATAatctgttaccatggcaacacctGCCTTCTTAATGTGGGTGAATGGTGGCGGACATTGCTCACCCGCCATTTCTTTCTTTTCATTAATGTTACATCGTGGATGATACATCGGAGTACACACAGGTACAGTAGTCAACAAGCTTAGCTAATCAGAAATCAGACtattatatatacattcatacagatatatatatatatgtaatcaccactattattaaggttatggtgggtaaaaaaaagtgacaaaaaccctccacagtaaagcatacagcaactgtaaatattactgtatgttcatttgcatgtcttagacaggtctgcaaccctgtctttccccattgtcgcccagcatacagcgcttccactgcagcaagggatactgggaaatgacatgcaaatgaacactcagtgccaccttttgtctcaagctcgtattacacaagcaaatcctcaagccaatgcatgctgttttaaacacagcttttagacagaggctgggatgagatgcaaagccattaaacccactcacagacatgtttcaaccttgatgggtatcatcagtgtgaggttggtcttaatggctaagcaggtttgagactagactaggtaatcaccactattattaaggttatggtgggtaaaaaaagtgacaaaaaccctccacagtaaagcataaagcaactgtaaatattactgtatgttcatttgcatgtcttagacaggtctgcaaccctgtctttccccattatcgcccagcatacagcgcttccactgcagcaagggttgcagacctgtctaagacatgcaaatgaacatacagtaatatttacagttgttttatatatatgtatgtatatatctatgtatatatctatgtatatatctatgtatatatatatatatatatatatatatatgtatatgtgtatgcaacAGATGCTACTCTTAGTGGATTGCAGCCATTTTAATCTCCCCACGAGACAAATTTTCGGCAACTCATATTTacaaaattcaattttttttcttaatGAGCGGGGTTGCTGCAAACCGCAGCAATGCTAAAAATGAGAGAAGGCGGTTACATTTCACGGTGAGAAGAGCACATTACTGCTTTAAAACCACTGCCCCCCATGTccgtccccatccctcccccccgtaCCTCCGTCGctgcaagtagcctctgcacagGGCCTGGAGCAGCGTGATATCTTGAATGTGTCTCCTGTACTTCCGTCGCTGGCTGCATCCCCTCCACAAAGCGTGGATAAACGCCACGGCACTCTGCCTGTGGTCCAGCTGCCGTCTTACACGGAACGACCTCCAGCGTGTCTGCAGAGGCACACACATGGCAAAGCAGCAGGTCGCCATATCCAGGCATGGAGCAATGGATGCTGCGCGCTAACCCACACACTGCCAAAGTGGTCTTAAAGCAATTTGGTAACAGAGGCAGCTCCTTATCGCAGAAGAAGCAGGCACCAGTTATGAGTTATCAAAGTTTGAGGTCTCATCCCTGAAATGTTAGTGTTTGAAATGCAGTGAAGTTCCAGCCACGGAACATTCTAAAGATGCATTTTTTGTAAAGATGATCAAGACTATGGCGACCGTCACGGCATTCTGTGACAAAAGGCATATGGTGGCTCAGGAATAGGTGGGACTCTACAATGTGGGATATTGTACCCGGGTCTCCAACACCCTTTTATATTAAAGATCCTAAGAAAACCTCAGAAATCTCTGCAGATACTCATGAGATCTCAAAAGCGGATCAATCTTTGAACTCCCACCTATGTCCATTAAACTTTAGAGTTCACTTAtgtcttatttggtatgtcactgGCACTTACCGAGGCCCCTACCCCCAACACGGGCTCCCCCACAAGCCTCACTCCCCCATAGTAAtggccaatagccctattagccacttATTGGCTGCTGGTTAATATAAACACATTATATACGTTAAACGCTGAAATAACAGACATTGATATAAACTAAACTGACTATATAATCTATTCCATAGAGTCCCAATGTGGTTACCGAGGCTCTCAGGGAGGTTTTTTAGGGACTGATCAGGATAAATATGATAAATGTTAGTATTTCGCTGCCTCAGCAGGTTctgctctttaaaaaaatcttttaagtgttatgtagccctgtttccccgtaaacaagatggctacaggtgctgccctttacctgttggctcacagggtcttaagcctccgccacggggagcctaggGTGATATACTTAcaaccttggtgcagcgcctccacctgagagggatcccaacgtagtgggaggagcccctcacaggacccaaacaatgaacacacacaatgtaaaatagaaaggcct
Coding sequences:
- the LOC142475649 gene encoding unconventional myosin-IXb-like; the encoded protein is MQKAEEEEKGGRRQNEVGQGEAEVMPEESLESKEKLTEYKEMVSEKSRQEALEREEEHKWRHDNSDGVQKAEEEEKGGRRQNEVGQGEAVVMPEEENPGESLESKEKLTENKLQRNPSKISEASTIQSSCDLAGGRKNLGNHHFGVHVGDLISETSSVPVVMEMLLEYLEMYGLHTEGIYRKCGAANRMRELKQSLENDPSSVKLDNYPIHVITGILKQWLRELPEPLMTFAQYNEFLRAVELPGKQEQLCAIYKVLGQLPQAHYNTLERLIFHLVKVAVMEDANRMSSNSLAIIFAPCLLRCPANYDLQTTLKEVSKTITCVEMLIKEQMRQYILKIKEIGMMKAAETQALCSLSLLKHNTVECAPKGSPCSNIL